The genomic segment TAGATGAAAGTGTCTATCTAAGCCGCCCCGCAGGATTAGAAGCAATTATTTTAGAGAGAATAGATAGTGAAAATAATACAATCCGGATTTATGACCAACTCGGTTTGCGCATTCCAATGAATATCGGTGCGGCTAATAAAGCGATGCTTGCCAATATGCCTTCTTTTAAGTCCACGGACATTTTGAAGAAACTGTTGCCTATCGAACAATTGGCTCCAGTAGAAGTAACGCTAAAACAGATAAAAAAACTAGGATATGCTACGAGTCACGGTGAAAGGACGGAAGGTACTTCTTCTGTCGCGGTGGCCATTGTTGATGGATTAGGAGAAGTTGTCGGGGCAATCAGTATAGGCTTCGTCAGTTTCAATCTGACTGAAAATCGGATGGATTTCCTTATTGAAAAAGTTATGGAAACAGGTAGACGGATTTCGGAAAAACTAGGTTCGAACAGTAATTAATCACCAATTTATAAGTAGATCAGATATTTTCAGACTGCATTGCAAAGACAAAAAAACGACTCCCGCGCACCAATGTGCAGGAGTCGTTTCAGATTCTTATAAAAACACAATAACCGCTAGCACAGCTGCTAATATAAGTCGGTAAATTGCGAACGGTACAAGCTTGACGCGTGAGATGAGCTTCAAGAAGAAGCGAATCGAGATAAGCGCAAAGATGAATGCACTGATGAATCCGACGATATAAAACGACAGATTATCCATTGATAAGTACTCCCAGTTTTTCAAAACCGATACAAGACTTGCACCCATCATAATTGGAACAGCCATTATGAACGTGAAATCTGCCGCCGTTCTATGGTTCATGCCGAACAGTACACCACCCGAAATCGTGGCGCCTGAGCGCGAAAATCCTGGCCATAATGACAGACATTGGACAAGACCAACCGAGAATGCCTGTTTGTATGTGATTTGGTCCAACGTTTGTACTTTCGGTTTTTTTGGACCAAATTTATCAGCCACAATCATAAGAATAGCCCCTGCCACCAAGGCAAAAATAACCGTTTCCACTCCGAATAAATAATCATCAATCAGATCTTTAAACGCAAATCCAAGAATGACTGCCGGAAGCATACCGATAATGACATGCCCTAAATTGAAACGTGAATTCATCTTTTTACCATCAATCTTATAAAGTCCGACTAGGCTAAAAAGACGTTTCCAAAATACGACGACAACCGCTAAAATCGATCCTAGCTGGATAACAATCTTAAATGTAATCGCGGGATATTTACCTAAAAACTCTTCTGTCTTCAGCCACATATCATCGACAATAATCAAGTGACCCGTCGATGATACAGGTGCGAACTCCGTCATACCTTCAACAAATCCAAGTATTAACGCTTTAATCAAATCAAATAATTCCATAAGTTAGTTACACTCTCTTTCTACGGAAGCGAATATACCAAATGCAAATCGCAATTCCGCCAATTGCTAGCAGTGCGTACGCAACGTTCGAATAGATGTCCATATAATGAACAATCGATTGCCAATTGTCGCCGACTGCTGCGCCGATCATAACAAGTGCCGTATTCCAGATCAGACTACCGATTGTTGTAAGTAAAATGAAGAGCGGGAAGTTCATATTCGACATACCTGCTGGAATCGAGATTAGGCTCCGTATTAGTGGAACTAGGCGACAGAGCAGCACTGTCCACGGACCATATTTGTCGAACCATGCATCGGCCTTGCGGATATCTTTTCGAGTTAGACGTAAAACGCCACCCCACCGATCAACAATTTTCTCAAGGCGTGCCACATCGAGAAATAACCCGATACTATACAAAATCATCGCCCCAATAATTGATCCGGCCGTTGCCGCAATGATTACACCCATTCGAGTCATATCCGAATAAGTCGTCATGAATCCACCGAATGTCAAAATAACTTCAGATGGTATTGGTGGAAACACATTCTCAATCATGATTAATAAAAACACACCAAAATAGCCAAACTGGTCCATAAATTCAGTAATCCAATTTTCCACGCTTCGCCCCCACCAACTATTACTTTACTAAATACCGAATGCAAGTGCAAACTGACTTCGTGAAATGAATAGACGTTCCTTTATAAGAAGAAGTTGCCTTTCTTATCAATTATTTTATGCAAAAGAGTCCATTCCTATGATTCTACGTCGGTATTACCCGCTTGAATCATTCTAGAGGATTGTTCATTTTTTGTTGATAACTTCATAAAGTGCCTAGTTATCAACAGTCATCAGTTGATAACTCGAAAAAATGTTTATAGTTTCAGAATTTTCTATCGAAAATCATCTTTTTGGGTTATTAATCAAATTCTAATGATAGATATCCACAATTTCCTCCCCAGTTAACAATTCCTCCACAATGATCAATGAAGTTATACACTACCCACCAAGCTATATATAATCCATAGTCTGGTAAGTTATATTTATACTGAATATCAGGAATACGATTCACTAAAGTACTAACTATCTGGTTGATTATTCAAGTACTAAAACCATACTATATATGCTGCACAAATGAATACGGCATATGCGCTTTACAAAGGCTTTTTTGAGGCCGCTGAAAAGTACTGATACTTGGAATGAAATAGAACTCCTACAAATACCGCTTCGACGCTTTGTGGATGCCTCCCGCGATAAGCCAGAAAGAAGACCGCTTTCAGTCTTATCACTCCGGCTACCACGAAGACGCGCCTTCGCTAGATGGTCTATGTGAGAAAGAGCATTTCATTATCTGTGATGAAGTCTGCAAGCTAAGGCACGTCTTTCTTGAATATAAGTAGTATCAACTAGTAATCACCTTATAACCTCGCAAATACATCTTAAAATCACATTTCTCTCGATAATGAACAAGCCTAGCGCAGGGCATCCGCAAAGCACCAAGCGTTCTACAATCCACACCTCGAATTAAAACTCTCTCCTTATTAAGCGCCACAGTAAATTCAATGGGATTCTTTAATTCAACACATATAGGTTAATTAATCACGTCTGTTGATTAACCATTTCCTCACATAATATTCTTCTAAGGTAGGCGCGATTTTTTTCATTTGGACTAGTACTTTTCCGGCTCGCTTTCGGCTAAAATAATCACGATAGTTTTTCCGTGAGACAGGTGTGGCTAGTTACGACTTATACAAACCGAACCCTTTGCTGTTCGGTTGACTGCCTTTATCCAGGTAACAAGCCCACTATTCTTTCGTCCCAAAAAAGCTTTCGCACTTCATGTACTTGCACCTTTAGAGAGCGACAGATGAACGACCACCATACGATTACCGAAAAAATCTATAGGGATGCGACGAAGTAGCATCCTATAGATTAAGATACCCCGGTAAAGATATAGGAGTCGTTCGATCCAAAGCAATCTAAGCAACTGTACGGGGGATGCTTAGTATTTGATTAAGTTATTTTCTGGTTATTTCTAGTAAATCAACACGTGTGTTAATTTACTATACTGTTCTCATTGCGGAGCTTATTAAGGCCTGAAACGGATCTATATACGTTGAAATGAAAAAAAGACCAAACCAGTGTGGTTACGGCCCCTTTTTGTGTGTTTTACACTTGCTGATAATGTTCCGTCAATTGATTACGTAATGAGGCTTTCAGGAATTTACCGACGGATGTTTTCGGGATTTCATCCAAGAAGACAACATCGTCCGGTACCCATAATTTAGCGAACTGGCCTGCCAAATAGGTTAGCAACCGCTGTTTCATCTCTTCGTCAGCAACCTTCCCTTCTTTCAAGACAACACACGCCAGTGGACGTTCAATCCATTGCTCATGCGGTATTGCTATCACTGCCGCTTCAAAAACATCTTCATGCGTCATTAGCGCATTCTCCAAGTCAACAGACGAAATCCATTCGCCTCCACTCTTGATCAAATCTTTTGTGCGGTCCATCAATTTAAGATAGCCGAACTCGGTCATAACTGCGATATCGCCTGTGAATAGCCAGCCATCACGGAAGGCTTCTGCTGTACGCTCATCATTGTAATATTCGCTTGCAATCCAAGGCCCCCGAATAGCTAATTCGCCCATTGTTTTACCATCCCAAGGCGCATCTCCGGCTTCATTAACAATACGGACTTCAAGACCTGGCATCGGCATCCCTTGAAGTGCACGGACATCGATTTTCTCATCCATTGTCAAATCGGTCATCCCTGATGAATAGACAGATAGACTGACTAGTGGCGATGTTTCAGTCATGCCATAACCAACTATGAACGGTACACCTAGTTTTTCTTCGAATGCACGGATCAATCCTTTTGGTGAAGCTGAACCACCGCTTACAACGGCTCTAAGTGACGACAAATCTCTCGGGCTCTCCTCCTGCTCCTTCAGTACTGCTAGCCAAATTGTTGGAACTCCCGCTGTTACGGTCACCTTCTCCTGCTCGATCAAGTCCAGCAGCAGCTTCGGATTTAAGCCTGGCCCCGGCAGGACTTGTGTTGTACCAAAAAAGACCGCGGCGAATGGCATTCCCCATGCATTGACGTGGAACATTGGCACGACTGGCAGAATTACATCTCTCTCCGATAAGCCCATAGCATCAGCTAGTCCTAGCGCATAACTATGCAGAACAAGTCCGCGATGGGTATAGACGACTCCTTTCGGATTGCCCGTCGTAGCGGATGTATAGCACATGCCAGCTGGCGTATTCTCATCGAGATCCTCCGGGAATACAAAGTCTTCAGATGCTTCAGCTAGGAGTGCTTCATACGAATGGACATTTTCGAGTGATGTTTCAGGTATTTCAGTGCTGTCTCCCATGATGATATAATGTTTCACCGTTTTCAGATAAGGCGCAAGTTTTTCAAGATGCGGAAAGAGATTATCATCGACAAGCAGGATTTCATCCCCGGCATGGTTGATAACGTATGCAATATGTTCCGGAGATAATCGTATATTGATCATATGAAGGATGGCACCTGTTCCCGGCACACCGAAATACGCTTCTAAATGTCGATGGTGATTCCAAGCAAACGATCCAACTTTCGTTCCGTGCTCCATCCCGAGTTTCGTCAGGGCATCTGCCAGTTTGCGTGTTCTTTTTGCGAACTCACGATATGGAATCCGGTGAATCGAGTTTTCTCCTGTTCGTGAAATAATTAATTTGTTAGGGAAATATTGCTCTGCTCGTTTAATAAAGGAAGATAATAATAGTGGTGTTTGCATCATACTAATCTCGCCCCTTTTCATGTAGAATATTTTTTACGTAAACAGTGCATTATAATAGTAGGTATACGTCACATATGGTCCCGAAAGATAATATGCCCTACGAAACCAAGTTATTCCTACTTATTTATATAGTTTGCAGTATTGAATACGGTGTACAAACTGAGCGTATGTGCCTTAAAAGGTTAGCCGAGCGCCAAGACAGATTCAATGGCGTTCTTTATATCAACTTATTAAGCAACCCTAATTTCTACAAGCCCATATTCTTCGCGATGATGACTTTCATGATTTCATTCGTCCCTGCGTAAATCGATGCCACAGGGATATCCCTGTAACGTCTCGCAATTTTATATTCTTCCATATAACCGTACCCACCGTGCAACTGCATACATTCTGCCGAAATTTCTCGCGCCGTATCGGTCAGCCAATATTTCGCCATCGATACTTTTGTGACGACATCTTTTCCCGCTAGATGATCTTCGATAAGTGATTCTAGAAACACTTTTCCAATCTCCACTTTCGTTGCAATTTCAGCAAGTTTAAACTGCGTGTTTTGAAACGAACCAATCGGCTTATCAAATGCTTTCCGCGATTTTACATACTCAAGTGTCATTTCTAGCATATCCTCTGATGCCGTTTGTGCGGCAATCGCAACAACAAGCCGTTCCTGCTGTAGTTTCTCCATTAGATAGCTAAATCCTTTTCCTTCTTCGCCAATTAAGTTCGTTACAGGTACACGGCAATCTTCAAAGAACAATTCCGCCGTGTCTTGCGAATGCAACCCTACTTTATCGAGTTTTCGACCTTTTGTGAAACCTGGCGTACCTTCTTCTATAATAAGCAAACTGACGCCACGATGTTTCGGTTCGGCATATGGGTCAGTTTTTACAGCAACGAGTATAAGATTCCCATTAATACCGTTTGTGATAAACGTCTTTTGACCATTCACGACGTAATGGTCCCCATCTTTAATTGCCGTCGTCCAGATATTAGCCAAGTCCGATCCTGTTCCTGGCTCTGTCATTGCAATAGCGGCAATATTGTTAGCGCTTACACAACCAGGTAGCCAGCGCGCTTTCTGCTCCATTGTGCCGAACGATTCAATATATGGAACAACGATGTCATTGTGCAAGCCTACCCCTGTGAGACCCGCGCCTACACGCTCAAGTTCTTCCCCGATGATTACACTAAAGCTGAAATCCAGACCAAGACCTCCGTATTTTTCATCCACTTGCGGGCAGAGGAACCCCATCTCCCCAAGTTTTTTCCAAAATGCGATTGGTATAAGCCGATCTTTTTCCCATTTATCGTAGTGCGGAACTGCTTCTTTCTGAAGAAACTTCCGAAGTGAATCTCGAAACATGACGTGCTCATCCATTTCAAATCTGTATCTCGCCAACGGTCTAGCCCCTCCTTTTGTAACATGTGCTTTGGAACGTGTTTGAGTTGCCATGTTTATCGGCGAACCATTGTTTCCAACTCACTTTGGTTGCATCCGAATCGCACCATCCAACCGAATTACTTCACCGTTGAGCAGTGTATTAGTAAATATACTTTCAACAAGCTTTGCATATTCATCTGGTCGCCCAAGTCGTTTCGGGAACGGTACCATTGAAGCAAGTGAATTACGTGCGGCTTCCGGTAGCCCGTCGAATAACGGCGTTTCTACAAGACCCGGTGCAATTGTCATCACTCGGATACCGAATGCCGCGAGTTCACGTGCAATCGGTAATGTCATTCCAACAACGCCGCCCTTTGAAGCACTGTATGCAACCTGTCCAATTTGTCCCTCGAAAGCAGCAACGGAAGCAGTATTCACAATAACCCCACGTTCCCCTTCTTCGTTTGGCTCATTTCCTTGCATTGCGGCCGCCGCAACACGAATTACATTAAATGTGCCTATCAGGTTTACTCGAATGACTTGTTCAAACTGGTCAAGCACCATCGGACCGCTACGCGACAACACTTTCCCGGGCGTCGCAATACCTGCGCAATTAACAACGGCTGTTACTTCTCCAAACTTCTCCTTTACGGAAGCAACGTTTACTTCCACTTCTTCCGCATCCGCAACATCCGTTTTGAGGAATAAAACACTTTCCTCTCCAAGCTCTCTTGCAAGTGCTTGTCCACGCTCTTCATTCCTGTCGAAGATAGCTGCCTTTCCTCCGGCGTTTACTATCCTCCTTACAGTGGCCTCCCCAAGACCGGATGCTCCACCTGTCACGATTGCCGTTATTTTTTCCATTTCCACACCTAAATCCCCCTAATCGAATACACCTAAATTTCATTTAGCAGGGGTTTGACCCCTCACTGGATGAAATTAAATACGTTCAATAATTGTCGCGTTCGCCATACCCATTCCTTCGCAAATTGCGAGTAGCCCATAACGTCCGCCAGTCCGTTTTAATTCGTGAATCATCGACACCAGTAATCGCGTGCCTGTCGCGCCAAGTGGATGACCGAGTGCGATGGCGCC from the Sporosarcina psychrophila genome contains:
- a CDS encoding long-chain fatty acid--CoA ligase; this translates as MMQTPLLLSSFIKRAEQYFPNKLIISRTGENSIHRIPYREFAKRTRKLADALTKLGMEHGTKVGSFAWNHHRHLEAYFGVPGTGAILHMINIRLSPEHIAYVINHAGDEILLVDDNLFPHLEKLAPYLKTVKHYIIMGDSTEIPETSLENVHSYEALLAEASEDFVFPEDLDENTPAGMCYTSATTGNPKGVVYTHRGLVLHSYALGLADAMGLSERDVILPVVPMFHVNAWGMPFAAVFFGTTQVLPGPGLNPKLLLDLIEQEKVTVTAGVPTIWLAVLKEQEESPRDLSSLRAVVSGGSASPKGLIRAFEEKLGVPFIVGYGMTETSPLVSLSVYSSGMTDLTMDEKIDVRALQGMPMPGLEVRIVNEAGDAPWDGKTMGELAIRGPWIASEYYNDERTAEAFRDGWLFTGDIAVMTEFGYLKLMDRTKDLIKSGGEWISSVDLENALMTHEDVFEAAVIAIPHEQWIERPLACVVLKEGKVADEEMKQRLLTYLAGQFAKLWVPDDVVFLDEIPKTSVGKFLKASLRNQLTEHYQQV
- a CDS encoding DedA family protein; the protein is MENWITEFMDQFGYFGVFLLIMIENVFPPIPSEVILTFGGFMTTYSDMTRMGVIIAATAGSIIGAMILYSIGLFLDVARLEKIVDRWGGVLRLTRKDIRKADAWFDKYGPWTVLLCRLVPLIRSLISIPAGMSNMNFPLFILLTTIGSLIWNTALVMIGAAVGDNWQSIVHYMDIYSNVAYALLAIGGIAICIWYIRFRRKRV
- a CDS encoding 3-hydroxyacyl-CoA dehydrogenase — its product is MEKITAIVTGGASGLGEATVRRIVNAGGKAAIFDRNEERGQALARELGEESVLFLKTDVADAEEVEVNVASVKEKFGEVTAVVNCAGIATPGKVLSRSGPMVLDQFEQVIRVNLIGTFNVIRVAAAAMQGNEPNEEGERGVIVNTASVAAFEGQIGQVAYSASKGGVVGMTLPIARELAAFGIRVMTIAPGLVETPLFDGLPEAARNSLASMVPFPKRLGRPDEYAKLVESIFTNTLLNGEVIRLDGAIRMQPK
- a CDS encoding acyl-CoA dehydrogenase family protein, giving the protein MARYRFEMDEHVMFRDSLRKFLQKEAVPHYDKWEKDRLIPIAFWKKLGEMGFLCPQVDEKYGGLGLDFSFSVIIGEELERVGAGLTGVGLHNDIVVPYIESFGTMEQKARWLPGCVSANNIAAIAMTEPGTGSDLANIWTTAIKDGDHYVVNGQKTFITNGINGNLILVAVKTDPYAEPKHRGVSLLIIEEGTPGFTKGRKLDKVGLHSQDTAELFFEDCRVPVTNLIGEEGKGFSYLMEKLQQERLVVAIAAQTASEDMLEMTLEYVKSRKAFDKPIGSFQNTQFKLAEIATKVEIGKVFLESLIEDHLAGKDVVTKVSMAKYWLTDTAREISAECMQLHGGYGYMEEYKIARRYRDIPVASIYAGTNEIMKVIIAKNMGL
- a CDS encoding undecaprenyl-diphosphate phosphatase, whose protein sequence is MELFDLIKALILGFVEGMTEFAPVSSTGHLIIVDDMWLKTEEFLGKYPAITFKIVIQLGSILAVVVVFWKRLFSLVGLYKIDGKKMNSRFNLGHVIIGMLPAVILGFAFKDLIDDYLFGVETVIFALVAGAILMIVADKFGPKKPKVQTLDQITYKQAFSVGLVQCLSLWPGFSRSGATISGGVLFGMNHRTAADFTFIMAVPIMMGASLVSVLKNWEYLSMDNLSFYIVGFISAFIFALISIRFFLKLISRVKLVPFAIYRLILAAVLAVIVFL
- a CDS encoding IclR family transcriptional regulator, with protein sequence MQSIDRAMIVAKTLATHTSENGVSISDLSKQCELPLSTMHRLLKAMIKQGMVEQDERTKCYRLGTIWLEYGLQVYDSMDYVTKIRPELERLSHEVDESVYLSRPAGLEAIILERIDSENNTIRIYDQLGLRIPMNIGAANKAMLANMPSFKSTDILKKLLPIEQLAPVEVTLKQIKKLGYATSHGERTEGTSSVAVAIVDGLGEVVGAISIGFVSFNLTENRMDFLIEKVMETGRRISEKLGSNSN